The nucleotide sequence aagcttgaagtgtcgagctgtacggtacttggctttgattgttgacctgcagatgatgttcctccataacatgcacgttgttgttgagcaggaggaggtggaggtggttggattggatttccatacatgtctgtggtgggaggtggcttaacaggaacttgtattgggttgccaaaacaatctgtgcttgtgacaaatgctgtttgaagtggagcatgtggaccggttgttgcagacgaagaattggaagttccacagtacatttctggattctgtggcaatggaactctcttcgccttcaatgtttcctcctgatccttgttttccaaaagttgcacgaattcgttgatattagtggttctcaacactccgttgtacttcaggatttccaagaaactactccattgaggaggcaaagcatcagcaaacttcttcacaacttcagcttgagttgtcactacactataattatccaattccgtaagcagatgataaaatcggcttgtcatatctcccaaggactccttgtccatacaagtgaaaccttcaaattctttcttgagaagatcatgacgcatttgacgtgttgctgcatttcccactcctctgtttttcaatccgtcccacaacttctttgttgtcttgaagctgacaaactgatggtagatatccttgctcaacgcctgagtgaaaatggcgtatgccttcttttccagatcataggttttctttttatcttctggaagatcagcaaacgtagcagaatctgaagcagcaacctctatggcttgatcgaaatctgtggtgaaacgtatccacagttcggtattttgatcaagaacatatgttttaaatctctcaacccatcctggatattcattcaaatgcatcaactttggaggtcgattcaaacttcctgtttcactttcgcttagtagaatactttgaatgctcggagtttgattcgataccaaagcccattgatttccctgagaagaaGTTGATACCGGCGACTCAGCCCataaaggagatgaccttgtattcgtgtattttccatcgtctggagccggtgtaccccaccatgagggagtgacatttgatcttgtatattcaccattatctggagcaggattccaccaactcggattcatgattgataagcaaaataaatgctaagtgagtaatccgaaagatcacacagccgaaggatcttggtcgaaagatctgaaatcacagaaacttgttaacaataaactgacctcaatcgaaagatcaactcttgttcgaaggatcaacagtactcgaaagattactgttgaatctcgaacaataatttcgaaagattcaagaactcgaaggattcccttttgaaagatccttatctttcgagttaaatccttatctttcggacactgtctttcgaatagattccttggtcgaaagatatgtttcggacttcgaaggatgtgtcgaaagatgatgatctatcgagccttccttgatcgaaagatgatctttcgatgtcgaaggatatctttcgaagtcgaaggatatctttcgaatgtgcactgacacactgacacagatgtgacgggttggtgaaaaggtgatgggttggtaagtcaactttcggcaaaagggtatggcaggctgacaactttcccaccaactttgaaaagaTTGCCCAAAAAGGATAACCTTATCCTAGAACCAGTCACCGGAAGTTTAACCGGAATATTCGCCGGAAAAACACCAAATCacttaaacaagttttcaagttacccaacccacttatgaacactcccggtaagtttaaaacacgttttccagtttaaaagtgtagaaaaaccaacaaaaacgggtgttaaaccaagtgttcaaacacacaccaagaactcgaataacccggttttaaacaaggtaaagagccaagctctgataccacttgtaggtcccttttgtcggaggatgacgaacctcaaaccttgttatactaacccactagcgagtgcggaatccaagctagcgagcaaaccgggattaagcaagtataagcacaaacacacacgggttcaccgattaacacaacttgtattaatgcaaatgaaggtttcggttacaagcacaatgtttacaaatctaacatgtaaactctcaaagtgtgtgtgtgagttccggacagaatgctctcaagaagaCTCTCTCTTTTGGTGTGTGAATCTGTCTAAGTGTCTGTCTGTGTGTCTCCAACAAGTCTAATGAACTCAACacaatgcatgggtatttatacccatacacagcaggtcatgtccgaaggatccgatagatggtccgaaggatcatctatcgatgacaagatgttcgaatgatcagcaatgacctcgaaggatgatccttcgaggtctaacaatcgaagcatatctttcgattacctcgaaggatcaacagtatccttcgaggagctatccttcgagacagacaactactttctaactgtttgaccaagtcaaaccggaggatggttgacttggtcaacttacagacttagaacatcgtttatatacagaccgaatacagacaaagtacagacacaagtgcaccaacatctTTCTAGCAACTCCTAAGACTCATCATGGTATGAAACCATTCTTAACATTCTTTAAACTAGTTTAGCCAATGCTGCTAGGCTAGCTTCTATGAATTTTAATAATGATCTCGATCACTGATACTTGAATTATATGCAACAGGATACAAGCATACAATTGGGACCGTGGGGAGGAAATGTTGGGAATTATTGGGATGATGGAGTACACGGTGGAGTTAGAGAAATCACTCTTGTATACGGTACCTGCATCGACTCAATCCGTGTAACATATGATAACAATGATGAATCTTTTCGAGCAGTGAAACATGGTGGCATGGGCGGAACCAAAAGTGCCCAGGTACATTCTCAGCTAAATCTAGGTGTATTTATTATACACATTCATGAAAAAAAATCTCTTGGACTAATTTCAGATTAAGCTAAAATTTCCGGAGGAAATTTTGATGGGTGTCAGCGGGCATTTTTGCCCTATGGTCTATGGAGGTTTCCCTGTGATTCAATCACTTAGTTTCAAGAGTAATCGAAGAACATTTGGGCCATTTGGCATGGAAAAGGGAACACCGTTTAAGTTCTTCACAAATGGAGGCCACATTGTAAGTTTTTATGGAAGAAGTGGGTGGGTTCTGGATTCAATTGGGTTCCGCTTATCAACCCATAAACCAAGTCTACTCCGAAGGATCCAAATGAGGATTAAAGGATTTAACCATCATTCTACCGAAGATGATGAACATTAGAAAGCCAAGGGCTCAAAGGGTTATACTTGGGGCTTTTGAGTATCTATACATTGTTGTGTGTGCAATTTGTTGAGTCATTTTGTTATTTCATGTCCCGTGCAAGTTCTTTTATGTTATAGGGCGTTCGAATGAGTTGTAGTATATGCCAAGTAAAAGAATCTCTTGCCAATTCTTTTCTTTTATGCAATAATGTAAAGGCGAAAGCTAACCAAGAAATAGTCAAGTTTTATAAAATTCGGCCATTTTATTTACAATGTTTCTATTCTACACATCCTCACCCGTTTTAAAGCTTAACATAAGTCCCTTTGgtatcatggtgttcttggttaCATAAAATAGTTGATGAGTAATAACACTAAATTTACCAACAAGACCTTTTTAATTTCTCATTATAGAAAGATACACGACTTTTATGCCTGAAAATTCACCTAAAAATGTGTCGCGGTCTAATCCATATGGAAAAATCAAAAGAAAACATGATAAGATGCATAAACATAAAAGTTTTCAATGATAGACATATGTTTCTAAAATAAACTTTTACGCATATGTGCTATTTGAGGCATGTTTAAAGCAATGATGTCCAATAAAACATGACCAcgaataatattttatatatgAAAACATTATTTTGGCATGTGGGATACTTTATTAATATTTTACTATATATGAGAACTTTTCACCAATGATTTTTGTTCGAAGTTCGATCCATCCGATGAATACAAAATTGAATCTTTTTTGAAACCCTACTAGTGTGTTTTATTAACAAACATGTGATGGAATGGAACCGGATTGATACGGAATCGATGCATGTTTTGTGTAACAAAAACCTGTGCTGGAATATATGGATGGCGTGTTTGTATTTCAAATGCAAAATAAATGCTAGAAATTTATATAAAACTAGTAATAAGACCCGTGCGCGTTGcagcgcgggtacatcgtaaacatcgaatggattagtcTAAGTGTTATGTGATTCGTTAACTATATGAAAACGCGTGTTTCGACGTATCTGATTGAACTTAATGTAACTCATATaggcattgcgattggatcaaaacgtcAAGTACATTGAATTTATAcggtacaatcataacgtattgtATGTGACCAGAATGGTATATATTCATAGAAAAAGGAGAGATGTGTGGCAAGGGTGTTTTGAGAAGGCATTGTCCCTTTTTCCCCCTATTAACGTACTACAGTTCATGTTCAGCTGTTCAAGAAAGCTCTACATACGCGGGAATAAAACAAATACATGGAATGGAATTGGAATAAGTTCACTTTTTACGCATGTGAACTGTGAAATATGAATGACCTATTTGTTGGAATGGAATCAGAATGGGAATAAGGAGAGCACTTTAGCACTTTGTTTGCTCTATATATGTAGTATATATAATTCGTGTGCAAGACTGCAACAACATTATACACAATTACCACTACATCTTTGTAAACACTTCTTTTCCAGCGATATCGTCATGGTATGGAAATTCCTCACTGTGTTTACCCTCTAATTTTTCTAAATTCTGAAAATGGTCTCACTATTTACCCTCGTATTTGGATATTGTAGGACGGTAGTATACTATTGGGACCATGGGGAGGAAATGGAGGAGATGAATGGGATGATGGAGTACACACTGGAGTTAGAGAAATAACTCTCGTATACGGCAGCTGCATCGACTCAATCCGTGTAACATATGATAACTATGGTAAACCCTTTCTGGCTGCAAAACATGGTGGTATTGGCGGATCTAAATCTGCTCAGGTACGATACATTTTCACTAAATCTCCGGATACTTAAACTAAAGTTGGAAACTGATTGTGGGATTTCTTACGAATTAATTTCAGATTAAGCTGCGATTTCCTGAGGAGATCTTACTACTAGAAAACTAGGTTTTTCCGACGGCAATTTTGGTCGCAAACCAGTCACAATTGCCCTGCTGCGACCGTTTTCCGACCGGAGCTGCGATCGGAAAAACACCCGTCGCAATTGCTCTACTCCGACTAACTTGCGACTGCTGCTATCTTTTGCGACCCGGGTTTTGCGACTTTGATAATGGTCACAAATATTGCGACTGCTCTTGGTTTTGTGGGACTTTGGTTGCGACGGTCTTGATGCGACCGTATTCCGACCGCCTACCTTTTACAAGCTGCGATCGTTTTCCGACCGCATGCCTTTTACAAATTGCGACCATTTTGCAACTGCTTGCCTTTTTGAAAAATTGCGACCGTTTTTGCGGTCGCAACTTTTATTAATTATAAGCCATTTTCTATTTTAACAGCAGCAAACAGATTCTATATAACATTACAGCGTAATAGAGTCATTAAAATCTGAACTAAGCATCTCATTCATCAAAGAGattgaattttaattttaatcCAATTCTAATTAACAACAGGTcagcagcaaaaaaaaaaaaaaaaacacatctGATTCTCCATCTCTATATTCTTTTTTTTCGTAACAGGTCATGTTGATTTGGTGAGGCGGCATTCATATGTCCGTTTGAAATTATATGCTCTTGGCGCTGTGAAGCCGGCGGCTCCTGGACTTGTTTCGCATCCCCATTCTCATTGGTCCCTGCGGTTGAGTTCTTAATCTTTAACACATCAAGCGTTTCCACGTACTTCTAAACCCTTTTCACCTAAAAATATCGATAGAACAACGTTAACATAATCATGTTACTAAGTATGCTAAAACTTTAAGTGACAAACATACCTGCATTTTTCTCTGTAGTTTTACATCTCCATCCGCGGTAATTCCATCCAATTTAAGTAGTTGGTTCATCAATAACTCGATCAGATTTAACAATGTCTTCTCCGCTACTTTCCCTCCTTTTGAGATAACCAATTCAAGCGCAGATACCTACCCGCATTTAAATTCACAAACATTAGTGTCTTAACTGATAACCAAAAAAATGAAAGGGAGAACAAAATGACATTACCAAAAAGGCGAAAACTAGATCTTTTTATAAAGGCATATTGCAACGAAAAAGATAAAGCTAACCAACTAATAACAATGATAAAACGTTAATAACTATCCTAATATTCAAACCAGAGACACACAATGATAATAAACTCGTCTAAGAATAAGAATTATGATTCTTGTAACGATGTACCTGGCCAGCAAGTTTATCGACTTCCAAGCTAATCGGATATTGATTTAGCGGCTTTCTCCATCTGCGCATTCTTTCGCATCTCGATATACCTCTTTTCTTGGCTAATCGGGTCTTCCACCAACACCATTTTCAACCGATCCTTCACACCGACAACATCCAGATACGTTTTGGAGCTCCTTTCTTTATCTTTGTACATCAGTTTCTGATCCTCATGGTGTAGTCCTGTCGGCCCCGATAACATCTTCTTCAATTCCGCTGCATCACACAAaaccaaaatttaaaaaaaaaaacataaaaaatccaTATTCAAAATAGAATAAATTAATTACCAAATGTAGCTTGAGAACTAATATTGATCTCATAGTATATGGACCCGaatttgacccgaacccgaataGTTGGTTGCATGATATGTGGAATGTTGGCGTTGTTGAATGTTGATACAAAACTAAAGTGGCATGCTCTTTTAAAGTGGTAGCTTTATCCCCAAAGTGTTAGATTTATTTAAAAGATTTGACAAATAGTCCTTTTGTTTATTTAAAGAAAAAAGAAGTAACAAAATTGTCAATATAATTGTGTAGAAAGATGACGATTTTGTGAGCATTTACCTGTAGTTACAATGAGCACCAGCCCCAGTAACATTGAGCACCAGCCCCGTTCGAGTCGCCCTGTTCAAGATTTCATCTTTAATACGCGATACATAC is from Helianthus annuus cultivar XRQ/B chromosome 9, HanXRQr2.0-SUNRISE, whole genome shotgun sequence and encodes:
- the LOC110876954 gene encoding jacalin-related lectin 19; this encodes MQQDTSIQLGPWGGNVGNYWDDGVHGGVREITLVYGTCIDSIRVTYDNNDESFRAVKHGGMGGTKSAQIKLKFPEEILMGVSGHFCPMVYGGFPVIQSLSFKSNRRTFGPFGMEKGTPFKFFTNGGHIVSFYGRSGWVLDSIGFRLSTHKPSLLRRIQMRIKGFNHHSTEDDEH